The bacterium genomic sequence GCAGTCGGCGGTGAACTTGACGTCGGAATAGGAGGCGTGGAGCCCGACCCACTGCGCGAACTGCACGTCGGCGAAGCCGCGGACCGTCTTCTGGGTGTTGGAGGCGACGGCGCGTCCCTGATGGTCCCACTTGTCGTGGTCGTAGCCGATCCCCACGCGCAGCCACGCGGCCGCGTTCACGTGGAGCTCGGCCTTCCACGTCACCTTCTTCCAGCCGATCGGATCGGTCGTGTCGGCGCCCGCCGACCCGGCGTCTCCTTGGACGGGAGTGAGGTCGATCTCGGGGCTCCGGTTGTCCATGTCGTAGTAGCGGTAGGAGAGGCTGTAGCCGAGCAGCGGAATCGGATCGCCGGTCAGCTTGAGCGTGTAGAGCGTGGTGTCGATCTTGCCGTCGGCGTTGCCGACCGGCAGCGCGGCGGGGTTGGAGAGCGCGATCGCCGAGTTGCTCGTGTACGGCAGCAGCGCCTGGTCCTGACGCATCTGGCCGATCCCGACCAGCGCCGTGATCCGGTGGCGCGCCGGCAGGTTGTACGAGGCGCTCACGTCCACGTTGAACGCGCGGTTGTCCGGCGCCGTCGCCGTCTGCAGCACCGTCGGCGCGGACGTCGTCGGCGTCAGATATTGGTTCGGGTTCTCCCAGACGATCCGGTCGTAGCCGTTGCGGAAGCTGCTGACGAAGGCGGTCGTCCGCAGGAAGAGATCCTTGTCGGCGTACTCGAGGGAAAAGTCGGCGTTGCGCGTCGAGTAGTCCACGGCGACCGGCAGTTCGACGACCGAGCTGAACCCGGAGCCCCAGGTCTGCGGCATGTGGCCGCTGCGCTGTTCGTCCTGGTACTTGGCCGTGAAGGTGAATCCTTCGCCGAACGGGACGGACGTGTAGGCGCCGGTCGTGCGCCGCACGACCCGCAGGTCCACCGGAACGGCGTAGGAAGCGAACCCGGAGAGGTTCGCCGCCGCCGGCATCTGGCTGTGGATCGCCGCCGGGATCGTGAAGACGTCGCCGCCGACGTCGGTGAAGTACGACCGCGCGGTGTTGGAGATCCAGTTGGGCGAGCGGGTGTAGAACAGCCCCGCCTTGAAGCCGGCGCGGCGTCCGAACTCGAGCCCGATCCGCTCGTCGTCGAAGAGCGCGTTCTTCGTCGCGCCCGCGATGTAGAGGCCGCGGCCGAGGTTCCAGTCGAAGTCGACGTCGATCGTCGCCTTGTTCTCCGGCATCACCTCGTACCGCTGGAGCTTCGCGGAGTCCTTGTCCCCCGAAAGGAACGCGCCGCCGACGCGGACGGTCCCCTCGGGCGACGTTTCCTGGGCCAAGGCCGGCGCGGCGCAG encodes the following:
- a CDS encoding MtrB/PioB family outer membrane beta-barrel protein gives rise to the protein MRHSTVVLLAAAALCCAAPALAQETSPEGTVRVGGAFLSGDKDSAKLQRYEVMPENKATIDVDFDWNLGRGLYIAGATKNALFDDERIGLEFGRRAGFKAGLFYTRSPNWISNTARSYFTDVGGDVFTIPAAIHSQMPAAANLSGFASYAVPVDLRVVRRTTGAYTSVPFGEGFTFTAKYQDEQRSGHMPQTWGSGFSSVVELPVAVDYSTRNADFSLEYADKDLFLRTTAFVSSFRNGYDRIVWENPNQYLTPTTSAPTVLQTATAPDNRAFNVDVSASYNLPARHRITALVGIGQMRQDQALLPYTSNSAIALSNPAALPVGNADGKIDTTLYTLKLTGDPIPLLGYSLSYRYYDMDNRSPEIDLTPVQGDAGSAGADTTDPIGWKKVTWKAELHVNAAAWLRVGIGYDHDKWDHQGRAVASNTQKTVRGFADVQFAQWVGLHASYSDVKFTADC